In bacterium, a single genomic region encodes these proteins:
- a CDS encoding 4Fe-4S binding protein, translating to MKKALLMYFSATGNTWLAAERIRSRLFKDNILCDLRSIEKIRGEVDLAPYSMIGIGYPIFLFSIPGYVYGFIKKLPHGKGRKAFVFATMGGGTFGSEALAALLLRNRGYRVIGAKPFVAANNDAILTGSVAPDAPETKSSLDKMLDDLSDWVDDLLDGKAETIKNTTGWKLTAAITGLAFRKLVPFHAFATPFWFLKADRRCNGCGLCERICPVGNIKKSLRKPRFGTRCIFCERCLNLCPQNSIHFLFSRWRPQYKAPGFRPPLLRKATY from the coding sequence ATGAAAAAAGCGCTGCTGATGTACTTCTCAGCCACAGGCAACACCTGGCTCGCCGCTGAAAGAATAAGGTCTCGGCTTTTTAAAGATAACATTCTATGCGATCTTAGGTCAATCGAGAAGATAAGAGGCGAAGTGGACCTTGCCCCGTATTCGATGATAGGAATAGGTTATCCGATATTCCTTTTCAGCATACCTGGGTATGTGTATGGTTTCATCAAAAAACTTCCGCATGGTAAAGGCAGAAAAGCGTTCGTTTTTGCCACGATGGGCGGCGGCACATTCGGCTCCGAGGCCCTTGCCGCCCTGCTGCTGCGGAACAGAGGATACAGGGTGATTGGGGCAAAACCTTTCGTGGCTGCAAATAATGATGCAATACTGACCGGATCGGTTGCTCCAGATGCCCCGGAAACGAAATCTTCGCTGGATAAGATGCTTGATGATCTAAGTGACTGGGTGGACGATTTGCTTGACGGTAAGGCGGAGACTATAAAAAACACCACTGGATGGAAGCTTACAGCTGCAATAACCGGTCTTGCGTTCCGCAAGCTTGTTCCTTTTCACGCTTTTGCCACCCCCTTCTGGTTTCTAAAGGCCGACAGACGATGTAATGGATGCGGTCTGTGCGAGCGAATCTGCCCGGTCGGTAACATCAAGAAATCTCTAAGAAAGCCGCGATTCGGGACGCGCTGCATTTTCTGCGAACGATGCCTGAATCTTTGTCCCCAAAACTCAATTCACTTCCTCTTCAGCAGGTGGAGACCTCAATACAAAGCGCCAGGGTTCAGACCGCCTTTACTTAGAAAGGCGACGTATTGA
- a CDS encoding DUF4097 domain-containing protein produces MKSKFLFFIILFASISTIQASERVKKEFAVGENPKLILDVDAGNVEVRPGTSGQIVVYVELPKRERYTLSSAQNANEVRIRVKHKDEVLSWLLYPIDVVADKEVKVRIEVPSASNLDIKASAGGIDVKGIEGNIALATSAGSIIADSLKGDVRATASSGAVQVFNLDGALDAQTSAGSVRIYDSRGSFHAETDAGSIKIVDSKGSFKVQSEVGSIDFSGTITEGKDNYLTTSVGQINVTLDEQKDIEIDAETSLGGVSIRPEPGNLRKGEHYLIAGIGEKNTVLRLRSRTGSIKIEKGLDAIETEDSDLNDEGIPQE; encoded by the coding sequence ATGAAATCTAAGTTCTTGTTTTTCATTATATTATTTGCGTCGATATCGACCATTCAGGCGTCCGAAAGAGTAAAAAAAGAGTTTGCGGTCGGCGAAAACCCTAAACTTATTCTCGATGTCGATGCGGGAAACGTGGAGGTTAGACCGGGAACATCGGGTCAAATTGTTGTTTATGTAGAGCTTCCAAAAAGAGAACGCTACACACTTTCAAGCGCCCAGAACGCAAACGAGGTTCGCATTAGGGTAAAGCACAAGGACGAGGTCTTAAGCTGGCTGCTTTATCCTATAGATGTAGTTGCCGACAAAGAGGTCAAAGTAAGGATTGAAGTACCATCTGCATCAAATCTTGATATTAAGGCTTCCGCTGGCGGCATTGACGTCAAGGGAATTGAGGGCAATATTGCGCTTGCGACCTCGGCAGGCTCGATTATTGCCGACAGCCTTAAAGGGGATGTTCGAGCGACTGCCTCAAGCGGTGCAGTCCAGGTTTTTAATCTTGACGGCGCGCTCGACGCTCAGACATCTGCAGGTTCTGTAAGGATTTATGATTCCAGAGGCAGCTTTCACGCTGAGACGGATGCCGGTTCGATTAAAATCGTGGATAGCAAGGGCAGCTTCAAGGTGCAGTCCGAGGTTGGCTCTATCGATTTTTCCGGAACCATAACCGAAGGCAAGGATAACTATCTTACCACATCGGTAGGTCAGATAAATGTAACCCTTGATGAGCAAAAAGACATCGAGATAGACGCCGAGACCAGTCTGGGCGGAGTGTCTATACGTCCTGAACCTGGGAACTTGAGAAAGGGCGAGCATTACTTGATAGCCGGGATAGGTGAAAAGAACACCGTTTTGAGACTCCGTTCACGTACAGGTTCAATAAAGATTGAGAAAGGACTGGATGCTATCGAGACGGAGGATTCCGACCTTAACGATGAGGGTATCCCACAAGAATGA